A genomic window from Micromonospora ferruginea includes:
- a CDS encoding alpha-ketoglutarate-dependent dioxygenase AlkB: MLDLAEQGPTLGPLAVRRHELSRGAWVDHLPGWVRGSDAVLDTLRHEVPWRAERRTMYDTEVDVPRLLCWYAGGRPLPHPVLTAARDALTRHYAPELGEPFVTAGLCLYRDGRDSVAWHGDTQGRSAHTDTMVAIVSFGSPRPLLLRPRGGGGASLRFPLGHGDLVVMGGSCQRTWEHAVPKTARPIGPRVSVQFRPAGVA; encoded by the coding sequence ATGCTCGACCTGGCCGAGCAGGGCCCGACCCTGGGCCCGCTCGCCGTGCGCCGGCACGAGCTGAGCCGGGGCGCCTGGGTCGACCACCTGCCCGGCTGGGTGCGGGGCTCCGACGCGGTGCTCGACACGCTGCGCCACGAGGTGCCGTGGCGGGCCGAGCGCCGCACCATGTACGACACCGAGGTCGACGTGCCCCGCCTGCTCTGCTGGTACGCTGGCGGCCGGCCGCTGCCGCACCCGGTGCTCACCGCCGCCCGCGACGCGCTCACCCGGCACTACGCGCCCGAGCTGGGCGAACCGTTCGTCACCGCCGGCCTGTGCCTCTACCGCGACGGCCGGGACAGCGTCGCCTGGCACGGCGACACCCAGGGCCGCTCCGCGCACACCGACACCATGGTCGCGATCGTCTCGTTCGGCTCCCCCCGCCCGCTGCTGCTGCGCCCGCGCGGCGGAGGCGGCGCCAGCCTGCGCTTCCCGCTCGGCCACGGCGACCTGGTGGTGATGGGCGGCTCCTGCCAGCGCACCTGGGAGCACGCGGTGCCGAAGACCGCCCGACCGATCGGCCCCCGGGTCAGCGTCCAGTTCCGCCCTGCCGGGGTGGCCTGA